Proteins encoded by one window of Deltaproteobacteria bacterium:
- a CDS encoding DUF962 domain-containing protein has product MGYLETYRNTHQHPVNKALHTIGIPIIVVSLPLFIWDWRWGLGLFVVGWIIQFIGHAFEKKKPAFFSDPMYLIIGPFWWVKKLFGGTKK; this is encoded by the coding sequence ATGGGTTATCTGGAAACATATCGCAATACGCATCAACATCCCGTCAACAAGGCGCTTCACACCATCGGCATTCCGATAATTGTCGTGTCGCTTCCCCTTTTTATCTGGGACTGGCGCTGGGGGCTGGGGTTGTTTGTTGTCGGCTGGATCATCCAGTTTATTGGTCACGCGTTTGAAAAGAAAAAACCGGCTTTTTTTTCCGATCCGATGTATCTCATCATCGGCCCTTTCTGGTGGGTAAAGAAATTGTTTGGCGGAACCAAGAAATAA
- a CDS encoding peroxiredoxin yields the protein MASETKVKVGDAAPDFTLQNQEGKPVRLKDFLGKKNVVLYFYPKDETPGCTKEACAFRDSYEVFKDQGTEIIGVSSDTASSHQKFAAHHRLPFILVSDEGGKVRKLYGVGSTLGLIPGRVTYVIDKKGVVRHVFSSQFNAARHVEEALEILKGL from the coding sequence ATGGCTTCGGAAACAAAAGTCAAAGTCGGCGATGCCGCCCCTGATTTTACCCTTCAAAACCAGGAAGGAAAACCGGTCCGCCTGAAGGATTTTTTGGGGAAGAAAAATGTCGTCCTCTATTTCTACCCGAAAGACGAAACGCCGGGGTGTACCAAAGAGGCGTGCGCCTTTCGCGATTCATACGAGGTTTTCAAAGATCAAGGGACCGAAATCATCGGTGTCAGCTCGGATACGGCCTCTTCGCATCAAAAGTTCGCGGCCCATCATCGCCTCCCCTTTATTCTTGTAAGCGACGAAGGGGGAAAGGTCCGAAAACTCTATGGCGTCGGCTCCACCTTGGGTCTCATTCCCGGCCGCGTCACCTATGTCATCGACAAAAAAGGGGTGGTGCGGCATGTTTTTTCTTCCCAATTCAACGCCGCCCGGCATGTGGAAGAAGCGCTGGAGATTTTGAAGGGGCTGTGA